One window of Sphingobacteriales bacterium genomic DNA carries:
- a CDS encoding transposase — MKGRKRFILTDTQGLVPIAYVCSAAKSEKEGAICLMERIKERPVLGSICGRIKQVWADRGYRGEELITMVMNLLTWVWLIITQKEGQKGFEVLPRRWVVERTFAWLNHKRRLSKDYEKKSNYSENMIYIAMINALLKR; from the coding sequence ATAAAAGGGCGGAAACGCTTCATTTTAACAGACACGCAGGGTTTGGTACCGATAGCGTATGTATGTAGTGCTGCAAAAAGCGAAAAAGAAGGTGCTATATGTTTGATGGAACGCATTAAAGAGCGTCCTGTATTAGGAAGTATTTGTGGTAGAATAAAGCAAGTTTGGGCAGATAGAGGTTATCGGGGTGAAGAACTAATAACTATGGTGATGAATTTACTGACTTGGGTATGGTTAATCATAACACAGAAAGAGGGACAAAAGGGTTTTGAAGTTTTGCCTCGCAGGTGGGTAGTAGAACGCACCTTCGCATGGCTTAATCATAAAAGACGATTAAGTAAAGATTACGAGAAAAAAAGCAACTACTCTGAAAACATGATTTACATAGCAATGATTAATGCCTTATTAAAAAGATAA
- a CDS encoding transposase translates to MVIKEVVIAIFYVLCTGCQLQIIPHDLPNWSTVHDYFTK, encoded by the coding sequence GTGGTAATAAAAGAGGTGGTAATTGCTATCTTTTATGTGTTATGTACCGGCTGTCAGTTGCAGATAATACCCCATGACCTTCCTAATTGGTCAACGGTGCATGATTATTTTACCAAATAG